In one Bryobacteraceae bacterium genomic region, the following are encoded:
- a CDS encoding OmcA/MtrC family decaheme c-type cytochrome, with the protein MMLGKDGTRDLRRVLILALVLIGIAVSLISASNPGFTTRNKAYYADPAALAFIRPGLVIKINSAEVAGDGTISAVFTITDPRGAPLDREGIATPGSISLSLIAAYIPKGEEQYVAYTTRPASGAVVAMTTQAAADAGGTYTKLADGQYRYQFNTRAPATLDRTATHTIGVYGSRNLSEFDLGTDYASTTFNFVPDGSAVVTTRDVIRTASCNKCHDQLSAHGGSRRGMDMCVLCHTPQTVDPDTGNTVDMKVMIHKIHAGAELPSVQAGKPYRIIGFQGSVSDWSTVVFPADVRRCESCHEQNTGAAAPMMYLTDPSRDSCGSCHDNVNFATGENHVNLPQISDNQCATCHTPQGELEFDASIKGAHTIPSESAMLKGLVVEIIKVDDGVAGKKPTVTFSVKEKSGAGIPLNQLNNVSLLLAGPTQDYGYTSFGPDVTTPGYVSESAMGASCAGDGTCMYTFQHAIPNDATGSYSIGIEARRTETLLAGTTKEMQAQYGAVNKVVHFSVDGSPLQPRRTVVETRSCNRCHTSLSLHGNNRNEVAMCVLCHNPSQTDSARRPTAQDPNDRAQPPQGVNFSLLIHRIHSGERVQEEGKSYVVVGFGGSHNDFSEVHYPAMSPQGTTDDTRYCAMCHVNGSEQALPTGLNPVTDPQGLLNPVMPLTSACTGCHVSTPATSHALANTSALGESCEVCHKSTANFAVSKVHAQY; encoded by the coding sequence ATGATGCTCGGAAAAGACGGGACGAGGGATTTGCGGCGCGTCCTGATACTCGCGCTGGTCTTGATTGGCATAGCAGTCTCCTTAATCAGCGCTTCCAATCCCGGGTTCACAACCCGGAACAAAGCCTACTACGCGGATCCCGCCGCATTGGCGTTCATACGGCCAGGCCTGGTCATCAAGATCAACTCGGCTGAGGTTGCGGGAGATGGAACGATCAGCGCAGTCTTCACGATCACCGATCCCCGGGGCGCTCCACTTGACCGGGAAGGCATTGCGACGCCGGGCAGCATCTCTCTGAGCCTCATCGCCGCCTACATCCCCAAGGGAGAAGAACAATACGTCGCCTACACGACCCGACCGGCCAGCGGTGCGGTGGTTGCGATGACTACACAAGCAGCCGCCGATGCTGGCGGCACCTACACAAAGCTGGCGGACGGCCAGTACAGATACCAGTTCAACACCAGGGCGCCTGCGACACTTGACCGGACTGCTACCCACACCATTGGGGTCTACGGCTCGCGCAACCTTTCGGAATTCGATCTGGGCACCGATTATGCGAGCACGACCTTCAACTTTGTGCCGGACGGCTCGGCCGTGGTCACCACGCGTGACGTGATCCGTACAGCAAGCTGCAACAAATGCCATGATCAACTCTCCGCTCACGGCGGCTCGCGGAGGGGCATGGACATGTGTGTCCTGTGCCACACTCCACAGACCGTTGATCCGGACACAGGCAACACAGTTGATATGAAGGTCATGATTCACAAGATCCATGCGGGGGCGGAACTGCCCAGCGTGCAGGCAGGCAAGCCTTACCGGATCATCGGTTTTCAGGGATCTGTCAGCGACTGGTCAACAGTCGTTTTTCCCGCTGATGTCCGGCGTTGCGAGTCTTGCCACGAGCAGAACACCGGTGCGGCGGCACCCATGATGTATTTGACAGATCCGAGCCGCGACAGCTGCGGGTCGTGCCACGACAATGTGAATTTCGCGACCGGCGAGAATCACGTGAATCTCCCGCAGATCAGCGATAATCAATGCGCGACGTGTCATACTCCGCAGGGCGAGCTCGAGTTTGATGCATCGATCAAGGGCGCCCACACGATACCCTCGGAATCCGCCATGTTGAAAGGCTTGGTCGTCGAAATTATCAAGGTGGACGACGGCGTTGCTGGCAAGAAGCCGACGGTCACGTTCAGTGTGAAGGAGAAGAGCGGTGCCGGAATTCCGCTGAATCAGTTGAACAACGTCAGCCTTCTCTTGGCGGGGCCCACCCAGGACTATGGCTATACCAGCTTCGGCCCGGATGTCACTACGCCGGGATACGTCTCCGAAAGCGCCATGGGAGCAAGCTGTGCCGGTGATGGCACGTGCATGTACACCTTCCAGCACGCCATTCCCAACGATGCCACGGGCAGCTATTCCATCGGCATAGAGGCCCGCCGCACCGAGACGCTGCTGGCGGGCACTACCAAGGAGATGCAAGCACAGTACGGGGCAGTGAACAAAGTGGTCCACTTCTCCGTGGACGGTTCGCCGCTGCAGCCACGGCGAACCGTGGTCGAGACGCGGAGTTGCAACCGGTGTCATACCTCCCTCTCGCTTCACGGAAACAACCGGAACGAAGTGGCCATGTGTGTGCTTTGTCATAATCCATCCCAGACCGACAGCGCGCGGCGCCCGACCGCACAGGACCCGAACGACAGGGCACAGCCGCCGCAGGGAGTGAATTTCAGCTTGTTGATCCACCGCATCCACTCAGGTGAGAGGGTTCAGGAGGAGGGTAAGAGCTATGTCGTGGTCGGATTCGGAGGCAGCCATAACGATTTCAGCGAAGTCCATTATCCGGCCATGAGCCCGCAGGGCACGACGGACGACACCCGGTACTGCGCGATGTGCCACGTCAACGGCTCCGAACAAGCCCTTCCGACGGGACTGAACCCAGTAACCGATCCCCAAGGGCTGCTCAATCCGGTGATGCCATTGACCTCCGCCTGCACAGGTTGTCACGTCAGCACCCCAGCAACCTCTCATGCGCTCGCCAACACCTCAGCGCTAGGCGAGAGCTGCGAAGTCTGTCACAAGAGCACCGCAAACTTCGCCGTCAGCAAAGTCCATGCGCAGTACTAG
- a CDS encoding CYCXC family (seleno)protein — protein MPRWEQHRKREGPWRKPALLLVGLGLVGAAVYWTSRSPGSTEQSAVTLRHEPAAPQAEETPPFFESAEAAKPLPATLSPASFSNPRIARAYRVAREIPDVLAQQPCYCHCDKFGHRGLLDCYNSDHGAGULICIKEVLLADKLHKQGKKPSEIREAIIRGDWRYVEMN, from the coding sequence ATGCCAAGGTGGGAACAGCACCGAAAGCGGGAGGGGCCGTGGCGGAAACCAGCCCTCCTGCTTGTAGGTCTCGGCTTGGTGGGCGCGGCCGTCTATTGGACGAGTCGCTCACCGGGGTCAACTGAACAATCCGCAGTTACACTTCGCCACGAGCCAGCGGCACCGCAGGCTGAAGAAACCCCACCCTTCTTTGAGAGCGCAGAGGCAGCGAAACCGCTGCCCGCCACTCTTTCGCCCGCCTCTTTCAGTAATCCTCGAATAGCTCGAGCGTATCGAGTGGCGCGAGAGATTCCCGACGTGTTGGCTCAGCAGCCTTGTTACTGCCACTGTGACAAGTTCGGCCACCGTGGGTTGCTTGATTGCTATAACAGCGACCATGGAGCTGGTTGACTGATCTGCATCAAGGAGGTCCTCCTTGCCGACAAGCTGCACAAACAGGGAAAGAAGCCGTCGGAGATCCGCGAGGCGATCATTCGGGGTGACTGGCGGTACGTCGAAATGAACTAA
- the galT gene encoding galactose-1-phosphate uridylyltransferase, with amino-acid sequence MPELRQDPCTKEWVIMARERARRPDEFVGHTRDAPSDRRTCAFCPGNEHMTPTDIWRLTTDDQSWRIRVVPNKFPALSPEAGPEHHDGAGLYRRMDGYGRHEVIVETPDHDQILALAPTEAVRDVLVTFRERYQALRQDPGVKLVLIFKNHGPRAGTSMEHPHCQIIATPVIPSFIRRKYEVAIQHYDDTGRCIYCDIVRLEREVRDRVVLESDHFIVFEPYASRSPFETWIAPLHHDSSFGHVKEAQLEDLARILLQTLLRLHRGLGNPDFNFVVHTAPVEDETKPYYLWHFEITPRLTTPAGFELGSRISVNSCLPEDAAAFLRSVDVDG; translated from the coding sequence ATGCCCGAATTGAGGCAGGATCCATGCACAAAGGAGTGGGTAATCATGGCGAGGGAACGTGCCCGGCGACCGGATGAGTTTGTGGGCCACACTCGGGACGCACCCTCCGACCGCCGGACGTGCGCATTTTGTCCTGGCAACGAACACATGACGCCAACGGATATCTGGCGCTTGACCACAGATGATCAGAGCTGGCGAATCCGGGTTGTCCCAAACAAGTTCCCGGCGCTTTCCCCTGAGGCAGGTCCCGAGCACCACGACGGTGCTGGCCTCTATCGGCGGATGGATGGATATGGCCGTCATGAGGTCATCGTCGAGACACCCGATCACGATCAGATTCTCGCTTTGGCTCCAACGGAGGCGGTGCGAGATGTGCTTGTGACTTTTCGGGAGCGCTACCAGGCACTGCGCCAAGACCCCGGAGTCAAGCTCGTTCTGATTTTCAAGAACCATGGACCGCGTGCTGGAACGTCCATGGAACACCCTCACTGCCAGATAATCGCAACCCCCGTCATCCCCTCGTTCATCCGGCGCAAGTACGAAGTGGCAATACAACACTATGATGACACCGGGCGTTGTATCTACTGCGACATCGTGCGCTTGGAACGTGAGGTTCGCGATCGCGTAGTCCTGGAATCCGACCACTTCATAGTGTTTGAGCCATATGCGTCACGATCCCCGTTCGAGACCTGGATCGCACCTCTTCACCATGATTCCAGCTTCGGACACGTGAAGGAGGCTCAGCTAGAGGACCTCGCAAGGATCCTGCTCCAGACTTTGCTCAGGCTGCATCGAGGACTCGGGAACCCTGACTTCAATTTCGTAGTTCACACGGCTCCAGTCGAGGACGAAACGAAACCGTACTACCTGTGGCACTTCGAAATCACGCCCAGGCTAACGACCCCAGCCGGGTTCGAACTGGGTTCGAGAATCTCCGTAAACTCGTGCCTTCCCGAGGATGCAGCCGCGTTCTTGCGGAGCGTCGACGTCGACGGATAG
- a CDS encoding P-II family nitrogen regulator — protein sequence MKEIKAYVKRDCINNLVDQLEKAGAPGITIVEIHPVGYGYDPNYFGFHAEDVFQRYKHLRIVKVEVVCADADLQQLLDVIRGQCSTGAKGDGMIFVSEVVRSVRIRDGGCGEEAL from the coding sequence ATGAAGGAAATCAAAGCTTACGTTAAGCGCGACTGCATCAACAACCTTGTGGACCAGCTTGAAAAAGCCGGAGCCCCAGGGATCACGATAGTTGAAATTCATCCGGTGGGTTACGGGTACGATCCCAACTACTTCGGCTTTCATGCGGAGGACGTCTTTCAGAGATACAAGCATTTGCGAATCGTAAAAGTGGAGGTGGTTTGCGCAGATGCCGACCTTCAACAACTACTGGATGTAATCCGCGGTCAGTGTAGTACCGGGGCAAAGGGCGACGGAATGATCTTTGTGTCCGAGGTGGTTCGGTCTGTCCGGATTCGCGACGGCGGGTGCGGAGAGGAAGCCCTGTGA
- a CDS encoding copper-translocating P-type ATPase, which translates to MHPDIVRTEPGNCPICGMALEPKAGDAADSESAELRDMSRRFWLALILTLPVLLSAMGHMLPGRPLESLLSPNAWTWFEMVLATPVVLWSAWPFFDRAWRSVVNRSLNMFTLIGLGVSVSYVYSVVATLLPGLFPASFREAGGTVGVYFEAAAVIVTLVLLGQVLELRARSRTGAAIKALLGLAPKLARRISNDGSESDVPLEQVEAGDRLRVRPGEKVPVDGIVLEGSSSVDESMITGEPVPVQKREGDRLTGATLNGTGTLVMRAERVGSDTLLAQIVRLVSEAQRSRAPIQKLADVVAGYFVPAVVAIAVLTFVIWSVWGPEPRMAHALINAVAVLIIACPCALGLATPMSIMVATGKAATVGVLFRNAEAIEHVRKVDTLVVDKTGTLTEGRPSLVSVRPVQGFKESRLLELAATLEKASEHPLAAAIVEGAASRGIKPVSGDGFESMTGKGVTGQVSGVSVAVGNRKLLDQFGIDSQQVADEAETMRADGQTVMFVAVDGKLAGLLGVADPIKETTPEAIRRFHAEGIKVVMMTGDSATTAQTVARKLNIDQVIAEVLPADKSAHVKRLQEEGRFVAMAGDGINDAPALAQAHVGIAMGTGTDVAMESASVTLVKGDLRGIVRARVLSRATMRNIKQNLFFAFVYNGLGVPIAAGVLYPIVGLLLSPMLAAAAMSFSSVSVVLNALRLRSERV; encoded by the coding sequence ATGCATCCGGATATCGTTCGTACGGAGCCGGGGAACTGCCCAATCTGCGGAATGGCCTTGGAGCCCAAAGCTGGCGACGCCGCGGATTCAGAGTCCGCCGAACTTCGCGACATGAGCCGTCGCTTCTGGCTCGCACTTATTCTAACCTTGCCAGTGCTCCTTTCCGCCATGGGTCACATGCTTCCCGGCCGTCCTCTGGAGAGTCTACTTTCCCCCAATGCATGGACATGGTTTGAGATGGTGTTGGCGACGCCCGTGGTCTTGTGGTCGGCGTGGCCGTTTTTCGACCGGGCCTGGCGGTCGGTGGTCAACCGGAGCTTGAACATGTTCACCCTCATTGGGCTTGGCGTTTCCGTCTCCTACGTTTACAGTGTAGTCGCTACTCTTCTTCCCGGTTTGTTCCCAGCTTCATTCCGAGAGGCAGGTGGCACTGTCGGCGTCTACTTTGAAGCGGCTGCCGTGATTGTGACGCTGGTACTCCTCGGCCAGGTGCTGGAGTTGCGAGCGCGAAGCCGTACGGGTGCGGCAATCAAGGCTCTTCTTGGGCTGGCTCCGAAGCTAGCGCGGCGAATCTCGAATGATGGGTCGGAGAGCGATGTTCCTTTGGAACAAGTCGAAGCTGGCGACCGCCTCCGCGTCCGCCCGGGTGAGAAGGTTCCAGTGGATGGGATTGTCCTCGAGGGCTCCAGCAGTGTAGACGAGTCGATGATCACCGGTGAGCCTGTGCCCGTTCAAAAACGCGAAGGCGATCGCCTCACTGGTGCGACGCTGAATGGTACCGGGACGCTTGTCATGCGCGCTGAACGGGTAGGCTCGGATACGCTTCTTGCGCAGATCGTCAGACTTGTGTCAGAAGCGCAAAGGAGCCGGGCGCCCATTCAAAAGCTGGCCGATGTCGTGGCCGGATATTTCGTCCCGGCGGTTGTTGCGATTGCGGTTCTGACGTTTGTGATTTGGAGCGTCTGGGGTCCTGAGCCGCGTATGGCGCATGCTTTGATCAACGCGGTAGCGGTCCTGATCATTGCCTGCCCATGTGCCCTCGGATTGGCGACTCCGATGTCCATCATGGTAGCCACCGGGAAGGCCGCCACTGTCGGGGTGTTGTTTCGCAACGCGGAGGCGATCGAGCATGTACGGAAGGTCGACACGCTGGTCGTGGATAAAACGGGAACGTTGACCGAAGGCAGACCGAGTTTGGTCAGCGTCCGGCCGGTGCAGGGTTTCAAGGAGAGTCGCCTGTTGGAACTCGCCGCGACGCTCGAGAAGGCGAGCGAGCATCCGCTCGCGGCCGCCATCGTCGAGGGGGCCGCCAGTCGTGGTATCAAGCCAGTAAGCGGCGACGGTTTTGAGTCCATGACGGGCAAGGGCGTCACTGGACAGGTCTCGGGCGTATCGGTCGCCGTCGGCAACCGCAAGCTACTCGATCAGTTTGGAATCGATTCGCAACAGGTCGCCGACGAAGCCGAGACAATGCGCGCTGATGGTCAGACCGTCATGTTTGTGGCGGTTGACGGTAAACTTGCGGGCTTGCTCGGAGTGGCCGACCCGATCAAGGAGACAACTCCGGAAGCAATCCGGCGCTTTCACGCCGAGGGAATCAAGGTTGTGATGATGACTGGGGACAGCGCTACAACTGCCCAAACAGTCGCCAGGAAACTGAATATCGACCAGGTCATCGCCGAAGTCCTTCCCGCGGACAAAAGCGCTCATGTAAAGCGCCTCCAGGAAGAAGGGCGTTTTGTAGCTATGGCGGGTGACGGGATCAACGACGCGCCCGCACTTGCTCAAGCTCATGTAGGCATTGCGATGGGCACCGGCACCGACGTGGCCATGGAGAGTGCGTCCGTCACCCTGGTGAAGGGTGACCTGAGGGGCATCGTTCGAGCAAGGGTTCTGAGCCGGGCAACGATGCGGAACATCAAACAAAACCTGTTTTTCGCCTTCGTTTACAACGGTCTGGGTGTGCCCATCGCAGCGGGCGTTCTCTACCCAATTGTTGGGCTTCTGCTGAGCCCGATGCTGGCGGCGGCCGCCATGAGCTTCAGCTCGGTTTCAGTGGTATTGAATGCATTGCGCCTGAGAAGTGAGAGAGTCTGA
- a CDS encoding YHS domain-containing protein, which yields MEGLVSLLLFAGLFYFMMRFGCGAHMVHGHGHHGGHGSAAPAKDPVCGMSVEPNQGYAKMHKGQEYRFCSRKCLDQFEAEPGRYTTGKGVQS from the coding sequence ATGGAAGGTTTGGTGAGCCTGTTACTGTTTGCAGGCCTGTTCTACTTCATGATGCGCTTCGGTTGTGGCGCGCACATGGTGCACGGCCATGGCCATCACGGAGGCCATGGCTCGGCGGCGCCGGCGAAAGATCCAGTCTGTGGCATGTCCGTGGAGCCGAATCAAGGGTACGCCAAGATGCATAAGGGACAAGAATATCGATTCTGCTCCAGGAAGTGCCTCGACCAGTTTGAGGCCGAGCCCGGACGTTACACGACGGGAAAGGGGGTGCAATCATGA
- a CDS encoding site-2 protease family protein: MQKQVPKKDSEPDVWSRLLLLLTILLPLAVLFFLPGGTLFAGGPWLWLLLLLSVWLAWWILGLPSDAAREPSELHSHPLAAEQQPAVVREVMEVNIAVEEAGARIFRGRLREPAASVYEKLKMSLPAETSIHLREDEDTGASIALVPGPAEEEIQNRPIRAWTHWLLFGLTLVTTTWAGAAHQGVNLLHEPGRFATGLPYSLGLLAILGVHELGHYFAARRHGMHVTPPYFIPVPFALGTFGAFIQMRSPAENRRMLFDVAVAGPLAGLAVAIPALLVGLQSSQVFVGKSAMFPGALGGGTSVGSSFLFALLSKLALGEALDYGHVLRLSPLGFAGWLGLLITALNLLPIGQLDGGHMASAMFGGRTGATISSVAMWSLFLLAIFVWPGLMMWAIIVFFLAGRGASPLNDLTTLSPGRCRVGYATFVILALILLPFPHGLWTSAGIHCPYL, translated from the coding sequence ATGCAAAAACAAGTCCCCAAGAAAGACTCGGAACCTGATGTCTGGTCGAGGCTGCTTCTCCTTTTGACGATTCTCCTGCCACTAGCTGTGCTGTTCTTCCTGCCGGGTGGCACGTTGTTTGCAGGAGGACCTTGGCTGTGGTTGCTGCTGTTGCTTTCGGTCTGGCTGGCTTGGTGGATCCTCGGCTTGCCTTCCGACGCGGCCAGGGAACCTTCCGAACTTCACTCGCATCCCTTAGCCGCCGAGCAGCAGCCCGCCGTGGTGCGGGAGGTCATGGAAGTCAACATTGCGGTCGAAGAAGCAGGAGCGAGGATTTTCCGGGGCAGATTACGCGAACCTGCCGCATCGGTTTACGAGAAGCTCAAGATGTCACTCCCCGCAGAGACTTCAATCCACTTGCGGGAGGATGAGGATACTGGAGCATCCATTGCTCTCGTGCCGGGGCCCGCAGAAGAGGAAATTCAGAACCGGCCGATTCGGGCCTGGACTCATTGGTTGCTATTCGGCCTGACCCTGGTGACTACCACTTGGGCCGGGGCCGCGCACCAGGGTGTGAACCTGTTGCACGAGCCTGGGAGGTTCGCGACCGGCCTACCGTACTCCCTGGGCCTGCTGGCAATCCTGGGCGTACATGAACTGGGTCACTACTTCGCGGCCCGACGGCACGGAATGCACGTGACGCCGCCCTACTTCATCCCTGTGCCATTCGCTCTCGGCACTTTCGGCGCCTTCATTCAAATGCGCTCCCCCGCAGAAAACCGCCGCATGCTCTTTGATGTGGCGGTGGCCGGCCCGCTGGCAGGCCTGGCAGTAGCAATTCCAGCCTTGCTCGTCGGCCTGCAATCCTCACAGGTCTTTGTGGGCAAGTCAGCGATGTTCCCGGGAGCTCTGGGCGGCGGCACGTCAGTCGGCTCGTCATTCCTGTTCGCGCTGCTTTCGAAGCTAGCCTTGGGTGAGGCTCTAGACTACGGACACGTACTTCGGCTCAGCCCGCTGGGCTTCGCCGGTTGGTTGGGCCTGTTGATTACGGCATTGAATCTTTTGCCTATCGGTCAACTTGACGGCGGGCACATGGCGAGCGCGATGTTCGGTGGACGAACCGGCGCCACCATCAGCAGCGTGGCTATGTGGTCCTTGTTCCTGCTGGCGATCTTTGTTTGGCCGGGGCTGATGATGTGGGCAATTATCGTGTTCTTCTTGGCTGGTAGAGGAGCGTCTCCCCTCAACGATCTGACAACGCTCAGTCCGGGCCGGTGTCGTGTTGGATACGCGACGTTTGTAATCCTGGCTTTGATTCTGCTGCCGTTCCCGCATGGCCTCTGGACGTCGGCGGGAATCCATTGTCCATACTTATGA
- a CDS encoding isoprenylcysteine carboxylmethyltransferase family protein has product MSHDMPAYGLWTLVIINSAVFLIFAFSFTHPRTKLDWRSFGAFSAFILALFTEMYGFPLTIYILSGWLGSRFPGIDFLSHNSGHLWHTLLGLKGDAHFDVLHILSNVLIFGGFILLSASWKILYRAQRSGTLAASGPYARVRHPQYGAFVLIMLGFLLQWPTLPTLLMFPALIWMYVKLARREEADARAHFGEVYLHYSDATPAYFPRLTAAHIDASDDAQLRGHPTPDR; this is encoded by the coding sequence ATGAGCCATGACATGCCAGCCTACGGCCTATGGACTCTCGTGATCATCAACTCCGCAGTTTTCCTGATCTTCGCGTTCAGCTTCACACATCCACGTACGAAGCTCGACTGGCGATCCTTCGGCGCCTTCTCCGCTTTCATTCTGGCGCTATTCACGGAGATGTACGGCTTTCCGCTCACGATCTACATCCTCTCCGGCTGGCTGGGCAGTCGTTTTCCGGGCATCGACTTCCTCTCTCACAATTCCGGGCATCTGTGGCACACGTTGCTGGGCCTGAAGGGAGACGCGCATTTCGATGTCCTACACATCCTGAGCAACGTGCTGATCTTTGGGGGATTTATTCTGCTCTCTGCGTCCTGGAAGATCTTGTACCGCGCGCAGCGATCCGGCACGCTTGCGGCCAGCGGTCCCTATGCTCGCGTGCGGCACCCCCAGTATGGTGCATTCGTTCTGATCATGCTGGGCTTTCTTCTCCAATGGCCGACTCTGCCAACCCTGCTGATGTTTCCAGCCTTGATCTGGATGTATGTCAAGCTGGCGCGGCGCGAGGAGGCGGATGCTCGGGCCCATTTCGGCGAAGTCTACCTGCACTACTCAGATGCCACTCCTGCCTACTTTCCGCGCCTAACTGCCGCGCACATCGACGCGAGTGATGATGCTCAGCTGCGCGGCCATCCTACGCCCGATCGGTGA
- a CDS encoding glycosyltransferase, whose product MLRRVQLKKKHLDDYKEVAGPEVLATLRQLAGPLQGLRVLHINSTGEGGGVAELLMSLVPLMRDAGLEAEWQVLCHDDPFFEVTKGFHNALQGKPFALNEERRERYLRRNRTCAAMLEGSYDVIIAHDPQPAGLRSFRPDAAAHWIWRCHIDTSRPDPEVWGFVKPFVSLYERSVFTMVEFVPPDLSGPVVAIIAPAIDPHSPKNQDLSRSHARASVAEFGVDLTRPLLLQVARFDPWKDPEGAIQTYRIAKKEVPGLQLALIGAMAADDPEGWEIYARLEAPAAADPDIFLFTNLTGVQAHEVNAFQRVADVQLQKSIREGFGLVVSEALWKETPVIGGRVGGITLQIEDGVSGYLVDDSEEAAERVIRICRDPELAGQMGQAGRRCVRERFLITRLLEDWLRLLNDVIAKGDDKPEKVEAHR is encoded by the coding sequence ATGCTCCGACGCGTTCAGCTCAAGAAGAAACACCTCGATGACTACAAAGAGGTCGCCGGTCCAGAGGTCTTGGCGACACTTCGCCAACTCGCGGGGCCACTCCAGGGACTCCGGGTACTGCACATCAACTCCACTGGGGAAGGCGGTGGTGTAGCTGAATTGCTGATGTCGCTCGTTCCCCTGATGCGGGACGCTGGGCTTGAGGCCGAGTGGCAGGTCCTGTGTCATGACGATCCATTCTTCGAGGTCACCAAGGGGTTTCACAATGCGCTTCAGGGAAAGCCATTCGCATTGAACGAAGAGCGTCGGGAGCGGTACCTCCGGCGGAACCGTACCTGTGCGGCCATGCTGGAAGGCAGCTACGACGTCATCATCGCGCACGACCCCCAGCCGGCAGGTCTGCGGTCCTTTCGTCCGGATGCCGCTGCGCATTGGATCTGGCGGTGTCACATCGATACATCCCGGCCCGACCCGGAGGTGTGGGGATTCGTCAAGCCTTTCGTCAGCCTTTATGAACGCTCTGTTTTCACGATGGTGGAGTTCGTTCCGCCCGACCTGAGCGGACCTGTGGTGGCGATCATCGCACCTGCCATCGACCCGCATAGCCCCAAGAACCAGGACCTGAGCCGCAGCCACGCGCGTGCGTCGGTGGCGGAGTTCGGGGTCGATTTGACGAGGCCTCTGCTGCTGCAAGTGGCCCGGTTCGACCCGTGGAAGGACCCGGAGGGCGCTATTCAAACCTACAGGATTGCCAAGAAAGAAGTGCCTGGCTTGCAGTTGGCACTGATCGGCGCCATGGCGGCGGACGACCCGGAAGGCTGGGAGATCTACGCACGCCTTGAGGCGCCGGCGGCTGCCGATCCAGACATCTTTCTGTTCACCAATCTGACCGGCGTGCAGGCCCACGAGGTGAACGCCTTTCAACGGGTAGCGGACGTTCAACTGCAGAAGTCGATCCGCGAGGGTTTCGGTCTCGTTGTCTCCGAAGCGCTCTGGAAGGAGACGCCGGTGATCGGTGGCCGCGTGGGCGGCATCACCCTCCAGATCGAGGACGGCGTCAGCGGGTATCTTGTCGATGACTCAGAAGAGGCGGCAGAACGTGTTATCCGAATTTGCCGCGACCCTGAACTTGCCGGCCAGATGGGACAGGCTGGCCGACGATGCGTACGCGAACGCTTCCTTATAACGCGGCTCCTGGAGGATTGGCTGCGGTTGCTCAACGATGTGATAGCGAAGGGAGACGATAAACCTGAGAAAGTGGAGGCTCACCGATGA